Proteins encoded together in one Caballeronia sp. NK8 window:
- a CDS encoding DUF3280 domain-containing protein, with translation MALAIVMSGAFAQDASQSIAMLDCTLIDDNAAYNDAEINRIQSERLGMVSGALRDDLRERALFRVADNAKAGDLIASLQRTQDMNACNGCELRVAKQLDASRVGVCWVQKISNLILNMNLRVEDAGTGTTLFQRSVDIRGNTDLSWRRGAKALVDLLASDPAATR, from the coding sequence ATGGCGCTCGCCATCGTCATGAGCGGCGCGTTCGCGCAAGACGCGTCCCAATCGATCGCGATGCTCGACTGCACGCTCATCGACGACAACGCCGCCTACAACGACGCTGAAATCAACCGCATTCAGTCCGAGCGACTCGGGATGGTGAGCGGCGCCCTGCGCGACGATCTGCGCGAGCGCGCGCTGTTTCGCGTCGCCGACAATGCGAAGGCCGGCGATCTGATCGCATCGCTGCAACGCACGCAGGACATGAACGCGTGCAACGGCTGCGAATTGCGCGTGGCGAAGCAACTCGATGCGTCGCGTGTGGGCGTGTGCTGGGTGCAGAAGATCAGCAATCTGATCCTCAACATGAACCTGCGCGTCGAAGATGCGGGCACCGGCACGACGCTGTTTCAGCGCTCGGTCGACATTCGCGGCAACACCGACCTGTCGTGGCGGCGCGGCGCGAAGGCGCTCGTCGACCTGCTCGCGAGCGATCCCGCCGCGACGCGTTAG
- a CDS encoding SulP family inorganic anion transporter, with protein MPRATALVGDITAGTVSTLVMLCYAMSLGTLIFSADLARYAELGVPTALVSCIVTAFVIALTSSMRMNIGGPDSNATAFLVGVAAGVASSVRANGGTPTVILLTVLVAIALCSLVTGLILFAIGSSKRSRSLQFLPYPVMGGFLAGTGYLLIAGAFRVLTGVALDWHTLPRLVQLHWLAWAPALFVGALATILARTWRHSAALPITLVIGIVLFYVLLRVAGISPDDARNMGLLLQHVPMHALHIPELHLPSSLAHGEIDWRAIVAHLPETLIVTSVSAITIIMNSTAMGAATGQDIDLNREMRAAGLANIASGLFGGMVGYQSYNRSMLNARAGATSRAAGVFAALACLFVLIASPDLVSLFPVPVLVGMQIYMGLRLMMDWLVGAYRKLTWHEYLLVPLILAVIAFYGVIAGVVAGVVAACVTFALLYGRAGCVRMEFDGRTRTSNVERSIEETRLLIDRGDEICGVCLQGFLFFGSANSMLQRIRERIRSHGPRPVRYVVLDFAWTNGMDASVSLAFVKLRQACGAIGADLVLTALPRNSRALLTRTGALSLGLREFDTLDAGLEWIEAQQLAALTRAPEPCVPAGDFRAMLAPHFTARALEGLAGLLDVCDIGAGEALFRRGDAGDALYIVEAGRVTVSLPLADGRSVRLRSFGPGTIIGEMAVYTNAPRSADVVADEPARLRRLTLAGLRTLELDDPLTAQEWHRFVVKMMASRLAVADEALRAAS; from the coding sequence ATGCCGCGCGCGACCGCGCTCGTCGGCGACATCACCGCGGGCACCGTCTCCACGCTCGTCATGCTGTGCTACGCGATGAGCCTCGGCACGCTCATCTTCAGCGCCGATCTCGCGCGCTATGCCGAACTCGGCGTACCCACCGCGCTCGTCAGCTGCATCGTCACGGCGTTCGTCATCGCGCTGACGAGTTCGATGCGCATGAACATCGGCGGGCCGGACAGCAACGCGACCGCATTTCTCGTCGGCGTCGCGGCGGGCGTCGCGAGCAGCGTGCGCGCGAACGGCGGCACGCCTACCGTGATCCTGCTGACGGTGCTCGTCGCCATCGCGTTGTGCTCGCTCGTGACGGGGCTGATTCTCTTCGCGATCGGTTCGTCCAAGCGCAGCCGCTCTCTGCAATTCCTGCCGTATCCGGTGATGGGCGGCTTTCTCGCGGGCACGGGTTATCTGCTGATCGCGGGCGCGTTTCGCGTACTGACGGGCGTCGCGCTCGACTGGCACACGCTGCCGCGGCTCGTGCAACTGCACTGGCTCGCGTGGGCGCCCGCGCTTTTCGTCGGCGCGCTTGCGACGATCCTCGCGCGCACCTGGCGGCATTCGGCCGCGTTGCCGATCACGCTCGTCATCGGCATCGTGCTCTTCTATGTGCTCTTGCGCGTCGCCGGCATCTCGCCCGACGATGCCCGCAACATGGGCCTCCTGCTCCAGCATGTGCCGATGCACGCGCTGCACATTCCGGAGCTGCATCTGCCGTCGTCGCTGGCGCATGGCGAAATCGACTGGCGCGCGATCGTCGCGCACCTGCCCGAGACGCTCATCGTCACGTCGGTATCGGCGATCACGATCATCATGAACTCGACGGCGATGGGCGCGGCGACCGGACAGGACATCGATCTGAATCGCGAGATGCGCGCCGCCGGCCTCGCGAATATCGCGAGCGGCCTGTTCGGCGGCATGGTCGGCTATCAGTCGTACAACCGCTCGATGCTCAACGCGCGCGCCGGAGCGACGAGCCGCGCCGCCGGAGTGTTCGCCGCGCTCGCGTGCCTGTTCGTGCTGATCGCGTCGCCCGATCTCGTGTCGCTCTTTCCGGTGCCCGTGCTCGTCGGCATGCAGATTTACATGGGTCTGCGGCTCATGATGGACTGGCTCGTCGGCGCGTATCGCAAGCTCACGTGGCATGAATATCTGCTGGTGCCGCTGATTCTCGCGGTGATCGCGTTCTATGGCGTGATTGCCGGCGTGGTCGCTGGCGTGGTCGCGGCGTGCGTCACGTTCGCGCTGCTCTATGGCCGCGCCGGCTGCGTGCGTATGGAGTTCGACGGCCGCACGCGCACTTCGAATGTCGAACGCAGCATCGAGGAAACACGGCTTCTGATCGATCGCGGCGACGAGATCTGTGGCGTATGCCTGCAGGGTTTTCTGTTCTTCGGCTCGGCGAATTCGATGCTGCAGCGCATCCGCGAGCGCATTCGCTCGCATGGGCCGCGTCCGGTGCGCTATGTCGTGCTCGACTTCGCGTGGACCAACGGCATGGACGCGTCGGTGTCGCTCGCGTTCGTGAAGCTGCGTCAGGCTTGCGGGGCGATCGGCGCGGATCTCGTGCTGACCGCGTTGCCGCGCAACTCGCGCGCGCTGCTCACGCGCACTGGCGCGCTCTCGCTCGGCCTGCGCGAGTTCGACACGCTCGATGCGGGCCTCGAATGGATCGAGGCGCAGCAGCTTGCCGCGTTGACGCGCGCGCCCGAACCGTGCGTGCCAGCCGGAGATTTTCGCGCGATGCTCGCGCCGCATTTCACGGCGCGCGCGCTCGAAGGGCTCGCCGGCCTGCTCGATGTGTGCGACATCGGCGCGGGCGAAGCGCTGTTTCGGCGCGGCGACGCGGGCGATGCGCTCTATATCGTCGAGGCAGGACGCGTGACCGTGTCGCTGCCGCTTGCGGACGGGCGCTCGGTGCGGCTGCGCTCGTTCGGGCCGGGGACGATCATCGGCGAGATGGCGGTTTATACGAACGCGCCGCGCAGCGCGGATGTCGTCGCCGATGAACCCGCGCGCCTGCGGCGTCTCACCCTCGCGGGCCTGCGCACGCTCGAACTCGACGACCCTTTGACCGCGCAGGAATGGCATCGCTTCGTCGTGAAGATGATGGCTTCGCGTCTTGCCGTCGCGGACGAGGCGTTGCGCGCGGCATCGTGA
- a CDS encoding VOC family protein, with product MNEPQPNDSDAHVESLSAITLATHDMSRAVRFYEALGFRTLYGGANEAFTSFALGNSFLNLTSETHGPIRFWGRVIIYVSDVDAFYRKALAHGIAPQFAPRDAPWHERYFHLTDPDGHELSFARPL from the coding sequence ATGAACGAACCACAACCCAACGACAGCGACGCGCACGTCGAAAGCCTGAGCGCGATCACGCTCGCGACGCACGACATGTCGCGCGCGGTGCGCTTCTATGAAGCGCTCGGTTTTCGCACGCTGTATGGCGGCGCGAACGAGGCGTTCACGTCGTTCGCGCTCGGAAACTCGTTTCTCAATCTCACCAGCGAGACGCACGGCCCGATCCGGTTCTGGGGCCGCGTCATCATCTACGTGTCCGATGTGGACGCGTTCTATCGGAAGGCGCTGGCGCACGGCATCGCGCCGCAATTCGCGCCACGCGATGCGCCGTGGCACGAGCGCTACTTCCATCTCACCGATCCCGATGGTCACGAACTGAGCTTCGCGCGCCCGCTTTGA
- a CDS encoding DnaJ domain-containing protein yields MATLYETLGVNEHATEEEIKRAYRKAAMRCHPDRNAGNEDAARAKFQEIKEAYAILSDPAQRGVYDRIYAEEMGRWQERVRQEEAEREAREAKERETREALYAERVSLAMRFASQGHNRDVVFGVLLGASCDEPTARQIADSAIALHESRQAREERKEEPEEEVEARGNDKKEEKEAATADASNPLGAMWFQFLNNLRF; encoded by the coding sequence ATGGCAACGCTATACGAAACGCTCGGCGTGAACGAGCACGCCACGGAAGAAGAAATCAAGCGCGCGTATCGCAAGGCCGCGATGCGCTGCCATCCGGACCGCAACGCGGGCAACGAAGACGCCGCACGCGCGAAGTTCCAGGAAATCAAGGAAGCCTACGCCATCCTCTCCGACCCGGCCCAGCGCGGGGTCTACGACCGCATCTATGCCGAAGAGATGGGCCGCTGGCAGGAGCGCGTGCGTCAGGAAGAAGCGGAGCGCGAGGCGCGCGAAGCAAAGGAACGTGAGACACGTGAGGCGCTCTATGCGGAGCGCGTGTCGCTCGCGATGCGTTTCGCCTCGCAAGGGCATAATCGCGATGTCGTGTTCGGCGTGCTGCTCGGCGCGTCGTGCGATGAACCCACCGCGCGGCAGATCGCGGACAGCGCGATCGCGCTGCATGAATCGCGTCAGGCAAGAGAAGAACGAAAAGAAGAGCCGGAAGAAGAAGTCGAGGCACGTGGCAACGACAAGAAGGAAGAGAAGGAAGCCGCCACCGCCGACGCTTCTAATCCGCTCGGCGCGATGTGGTTTCAATTCCTCAACAATCTGCGTTTCTGA